The stretch of DNA GATCCAGGAACCGGTCGGTGTCGAGTGCCGTGACGGAGGCGAAGTAGCCGGCGCGGCCGTGCTCGCCCCCCCACTGGACCGTCGCCTGCGTCGTGCCGAATCCGCCGGCCGCGATCGCGACCGCGCCGGCGGAGCGGCGGCCCGTGCCCAGGCCGCTGCGCCCGTTCAGCACGGCCACGCCCGACACCTTGCCGCCGAATTCGGCCGGGATGTGGCCCGTGAGCACCTCCGCCGTCTGCACGACGCCCACGTCGAGCGATGACGCGAACGCGCCCGTGAGCTGATCGCTGATCGGCAGGCCGTCCACGACGAACGTCATCTGGTTGTGAGCGCCGCGAGGATGGATGGCGCCGTTGGCGTTCTGGGCGAAGCCGGGGAACGTCACGAGCACGGCTTCGAGGCCCCGGCTCGTCGCCGCCACTGGCAGCCGGTCGATTCGGGTCACGCTCACCGCGTGGCGCGTGCCCCCGCTGGTGTCGTCCACCGCCGGCTGCGCCGGGCGGACCACGACGCGATCGGTGACTCCGGCTGGAACGAGCCGCAGCCGCACCTCGACGATGCCCGCGGGCGCCGCGACGCGGCGGACGTCCGGCGCGAACCCGTCGAGCGTGGCGGTGACGTCGTGCAGGCCGGCGGGGAGGTTCGGGAAGTCGAACCGCCCGTCGGCGTCCGTCCAGGTCGAGCGCTCCAGGCCGCTCGACGGATGCCGCAGCGTCAGCGCCGCGCCCGGCACCGCGCCGTCCTGCGCGTCCACGACGGTGCCGCGAATCGCCACGGTCACTTGAGCCCACGCGGGACCGGCACCGGCGCCCGTCAGCAGTGCGGTCAGGACGACCCCGAGGCGCCCGCGCGTGATCGGCATTGCGAAATATTAATTTTGAATCATCAAAAATACAACACCCTTCGACCAAAACCTCAAAATCTCTGGCCGCACGGGCCGGGCATTCCGCCGGACGTGCCCGGCGCCCGGGCGCGGCAGGGGCCCCAAGTACACTGGCGACGCGTGTCCACCTCGTCTACGCCGTCTCGTCCCGCGATCCAATTCGGCCTCGACACCTTCGGCGACGTCACGCTCGGCCCCGACGGTGCGCCGCTGCCGCAGGCCGCCGTCCTGCGGCACGTGGTCGAGGAAGCCGTCCTGGCGGACCGACTCGGCGTCGATTGCTTCGGCGTCGGCGAGCACCACCGGCCCGACTTCGCCATCTCGGCGCCGGAGGTGGTCCTGACCGCCATTGCGGGGAAGACCTCCCGCATGCACCTGGGATCGGCCGTCACCGTGCTCAGCACCGATGACCCCATCCGGGTGTTCCAGCGCTTCTCCACGCTGAACGCCCTGTCGAACGGGCGGGCCGAGGTCATCCTCGGGCGCGGGTCGTTCACCGAGTCGTTCCCGCTCTTCGGCTTCGACATGCACGACTACGACGTGCTGTTCGAGGAGAAGCTCGACCTGTTCGCGGCCCTGCTGGCCGGCGGCCCGGTGACGTGGTCGGGCCACACGCGGCCGCCGCTCACCAGCCAACGCGTGTTTCCCCCGATCGAGTCCGGGCGCCTCACGGCGTGGGTCGGGGTGGGAGGCAGTCCCGAGTCGGTGGTTCGGGCAGCCCGCCACGCCCTGCCGTTGACGCTCGCGATCATCGGCGGACCGGCGACGCGCTTCGTGCCGTACGCCGACCTCTACCGGCGCGCGCTCGCGGAACTGGGCCACCCGCCGCGCCCGATCGCCGTCCACTCCCCCGGCCACGTGGCGCCGAGCGACGCGGCCGCGCGGGAGGCGCTCTGGCCGCACTACCAGGGGATGATGTCGCGCATCGGCGCCGAGCGCGGCTGGCCCCCGGTGACGCGCGCGCACTTCGAGCGGGAAGCCGGGCCGGACGGGGCGCTCTACGTCGGCTCGCCCGAGACGGTCGCGCGGAAGATCGCGGCGACGGTGCGCGCGCTCGGGCTCACGCGGTTCGACCTGAAGTACAGCCACGGCCAGCTGCCGCACGAGGCGTGCCTGGAGAGCATCGAGCTCTACGCCACGGCGGTGATTCCTCGCGTGCGGGAACTGCTGGCATCCGTCGCCTAGGCGTGTCCGCGTCAGGAGACGCGCCCGGCCTCGGATGGCGCCGCCGGCCCCAGCGATCGCGCCACCGCACCAGCCAGGTCGTCGCGCGCGAAAGGCTTCGCCAGGATCTCGGTCACGCCCGCCCGGGCGGCGCGGGCGCGATCCTCGTCCGTCACCCGGCCCGAGCAGAGGACGATCGCGATGGACGCGTGATCGCGGCGGATGCGCTCGGCCAGCTCGATGCCGCTCATCTTCGGCATCGCCAGGTCGCTCATCACCACGTCGTAGCGTCGGCGTGCGAGCGACTCCAGGGCTTCGACCGGTCCCGTACACCCCACGGCGTCGTAGCCCAGGCGCAGCAGCTGCTTGCACACGATGCCGACGAGTTCGGGCTCGTCGTCCACCACGAGCACCGAGGCCGCGCGAGCCGGCGCGGCCGCCCGTACCTCGGCGGGGCGGGGCGTCGATCCGGGTCGGGCCGCCGGCAGGATCACGCGAATGGTCGTGCCGCGGCCCGGCTCGCTCGCCATCTCGATGGTGCCGCCGTGCGCGGTCACGATGCCGTGCACCACCGCCAGGCCCAGCCCCGTGCCCTCGCCCGCCGGCTTGGTCGTGAAGAACGGATCGAAGGCGCGTTCCAGCGTCGTCCGGTCCATGCCGGTGCCCGTGTCCGTCACGTTCAGTTCGACCCGCGCCGCGTCGGCCGCCTGGGCGGAGCGATGGCGCGCCAGCGCGATCGAGAGCATCCCGCCGCGTTCGCGCATGGCGTGGGCGGCATTGCCCGCCAGGTTCATCAGCACCTGGTGGATCTGCACCGAGTCGGCCTCCACCGGCGGCAGATCGTCCTCGATGTCGGCGCGGATCTCGATCATGGCCGGGAGCGTGGACCGCAGCATCCCCACCGCTTCCTGGACGATCGGCGCCAGCGCCACGATCTCCCGCTGTTCGTCGCGTCGTCGGCTGAAGGTGAGGATCTGGCGGACGAGCGCCTCGGCGCGGCCGCTCGCCCTCGCGATCTGATCGAGGAAGGGCCTGACGGGATGATCCGCCGGCACTTCCGCGCTCGCCAGATCCGTGCTGCCCGAGATCAGGGTGAGCACGTTGTTGAAGTCGTGCGCGATGCCGCCGGCGAGCGTGCCGATGGCCTCCATCTTCTGGGCCTGCCGCAGCCGCGCTTCGAGCTCGGCGCGGGCGGCCTCGGCCCGCCGGCGCTCCGAGATGTCGCGGATGGCCGCGACCCTCCGCTCGCCGTCGCCCGTGAGCCGCGTGACCACGACTTCGACCGGCACGAGCCCGCCCGTTCGCGAGCGGAGCGCCGTCTCGAACCGGGTCGGCCGGTCGCTCCGGGCCCGGGCGCCGGGCCCCTCGCGAGTGACCGGCGGCTGTTCGAGATCGGCCAGGGGGCGGTGCAGGAGCTCGTCGCGGTCGGACGCGACGAGCCGGCAGAACGCGTCGTTGGCCTCCAGGATCCCGTCCGCCGCGTCCAGGACGACCATGCCGTCGCCGGCCGCCTGGAACAGCGTGTCGCTCCGTGCCGTCGCCGCCGCCAGTTCGGCCGAGCGGTCCCGGACCTTCTGATCGAGGAGGGCCAGGGAGTCGTCGAGCCGGGCGACCATGGCCTCGAGCGTCCGCTGCAGCGCACGGACCTCCGCCGGCGCCGACGGGGGCAACGGGGGCGTCGGCGCGCGGGGGTGACGATCGACCGACTCGGCAGCGTCGGCGAGCGCTTCGAGCGGCTGCGTGATCCAGTGCGAGACGCGGCTCGCGACCGGCGTCGCGATGATCAGGCACGCGATGAGGGCGAGCGCCGTGAGGAAATAGAACGCCTCGAGCGGGCCCTGCATCGCCCTGACCGGACGGCGCAGGTGCACCTGCCAGCCCAGGGTCGCCACGTCCTGCCGGGCCACCACGGCAGCCCGCCGGCCGCGGCCGGGTGTGCGCTCCTCGAGCCGGCCCGTCGGCGCGCGATCGGTCGCGGCCGCCCATGCCGCCACATCCTCCGGGGGCAGCCCGTCCGAGCCGTACGGCCCCGCGCGTGCCAGCACGCGGCCTTCCGCGTCGAGCACCATCACCGACGTGGTCGGGTCGTGGATGGTCTCGGCGACCCAGGCGCCGATGCGCTGGACGTCGAGGAGG from Vicinamibacterales bacterium encodes:
- a CDS encoding response regulator, producing MTRRSAFDAAEVRRPLPDMTFSTKAFAAWVNRLAIALMLGGVGRALLLNAPSLAEGVPLRLDEAVSLLSATALGPVWGAITSLTAVAGTSSAFAAVWPLEAFVVGMLVRRGWTPVLATTAFFALPGLVVFSTLVPLPPLEFSLRLHWAKQVLNGVLSATLAQGLLALPGVRAMLTGQPDAHEALPLRSQIARAIVPLSALPLVALGLGLGRVYLSQLEMEGTRDLRAQAAVLGSRAEEFVATAEGEVGALAGDLSATSFDAASASRALTAHHAGAPAFLTLLVTGPRGVVAAETRRVAGQAPGARPAGRSVAGTPYFREPARTGLAYRSQAFLDETMAPAPIVAVSAPYTTPTGAFAGVIAGLLDVQRIGAWVAETIHDPTTSVMVLDAEGRVLARAGPYGSDGLPPEDVAAWAAATDRAPTGRLEERTPGRGRRAAVVARQDVATLGWQVHLRRPVRAMQGPLEAFYFLTALALIACLIIATPVASRVSHWITQPLEALADAAESVDRHPRAPTPPLPPSAPAEVRALQRTLEAMVARLDDSLALLDQKVRDRSAELAAATARSDTLFQAAGDGMVVLDAADGILEANDAFCRLVASDRDELLHRPLADLEQPPVTREGPGARARSDRPTRFETALRSRTGGLVPVEVVVTRLTGDGERRVAAIRDISERRRAEAARAELEARLRQAQKMEAIGTLAGGIAHDFNNVLTLISGSTDLASAEVPADHPVRPFLDQIARASGRAEALVRQILTFSRRRDEQREIVALAPIVQEAVGMLRSTLPAMIEIRADIEDDLPPVEADSVQIHQVLMNLAGNAAHAMRERGGMLSIALARHRSAQAADAARVELNVTDTGTGMDRTTLERAFDPFFTTKPAGEGTGLGLAVVHGIVTAHGGTIEMASEPGRGTTIRVILPAARPGSTPRPAEVRAAAPARAASVLVVDDEPELVGIVCKQLLRLGYDAVGCTGPVEALESLARRRYDVVMSDLAMPKMSGIELAERIRRDHASIAIVLCSGRVTDEDRARAARAGVTEILAKPFARDDLAGAVARSLGPAAPSEAGRVS
- a CDS encoding LLM class flavin-dependent oxidoreductase, which codes for MSTSSTPSRPAIQFGLDTFGDVTLGPDGAPLPQAAVLRHVVEEAVLADRLGVDCFGVGEHHRPDFAISAPEVVLTAIAGKTSRMHLGSAVTVLSTDDPIRVFQRFSTLNALSNGRAEVILGRGSFTESFPLFGFDMHDYDVLFEEKLDLFAALLAGGPVTWSGHTRPPLTSQRVFPPIESGRLTAWVGVGGSPESVVRAARHALPLTLAIIGGPATRFVPYADLYRRALAELGHPPRPIAVHSPGHVAPSDAAAREALWPHYQGMMSRIGAERGWPPVTRAHFEREAGPDGALYVGSPETVARKIAATVRALGLTRFDLKYSHGQLPHEACLESIELYATAVIPRVRELLASVA